The Cervus canadensis isolate Bull #8, Minnesota chromosome 5, ASM1932006v1, whole genome shotgun sequence genome contains the following window.
TCTTGTGGCCTGTTCATTTTCGAGAGGGAAGCTCAAGTACCTCTTATGTTATCTTTATGAATCCTTTTTCTGCTGCTCTGCTGTCTCTCCAAGGAGCTGTGGAGCTTTCATGTCTCTGCCATGCTGTTTCCTCTGTGTGGGAGTTCTGTGTCATCACAGTGTAAGATCTGGTGGTGGGAATTAACTGTACATATACTTTGTCATCTACTGTTGACCATAGAACTAGGACATATCAGACTGGATTGTGGTGGTGGTAGCATAACTctctaacttaaaaaataattgacttGTACACAAATGGGTAATTTTGTAGTGTATAAACTATGTCTCAATAAGGATAAAAAGCTCCACGTGTGAGTCTGATGCTCAGGATCCATTAATTAATTAGAACACTTGGTTGCTTTGATGttacttcattttaaatatctggatgtgtgtgtgtgtgttttggctgTGCCCcttggcttgcagaatcttagtttcccaatcagggattgaactcaggccccagcagtgaaagcaccaagtcccaacaactggactgccagggaattccctggatgcATATTTTGGAGTGTCATATTAAGTGtatatgcttttctttctctgcaggAATTTTACGGCCCCTGAACATTTTGGCATCTTCAGCCTATCGAAACTGCACCAAAAATGCCTGTCTTAATTCTGTACTGTCCTCCCGACATTTCAGTCATATTCAGACACCAGTTGTGTCCTCTGCTCCCAGACTGATCACATCTGTCAGAAACCTGACATGTGGGCAGACTGCCACAGTCCTCAATAGGTTGAGTATTATATTTCAGTAGACATGACTCTTGgacaaaaattctaaaatcttCATGCCTACCACAATATCTTAGGAGTAGATGAGATTCTGTGCCTACCAACAGTTGATTATATAGACTTCGCTTGATAAGATTGGAGAATATGCATGTTAGCAGCGACAACAACCAGGACCCACTTCTGATGTTCTAGATATGGTTTCCTGGGTGGAAGCTGTCAGCCAAAGGAGAAGCTGGATAAAATGCTCAACTTAACAAGGCTGGGCTGCACATGGTGCTCATTCACTCAGCCAAGGTTTAGTTTAAGCACTCCTGGGTGCCAGCACCATACTCGGCAGAAACCATACAAGGATAAAAAAAGTTGAGGCCCTCAAGgaaggttttttaatttttatttatttatttgactgcatcaggtcttagttgtatcATGTGGGCTTCTCTGATTGCAGGGTACAGGTTCTAGAGTAGTCTGGCTCAggagctgccccatggcatgtgggatcttagttcccccaccagggatcgaatccacgtcccctatattggaaggcggattcttaaccacttgatcaccagagaagtccccctcaAGCAGTTTATAATCTAGTGGGCAGGTGGGTAAGAAATCAGGTGATTAAGCTATACCTGCATAAATTCTTCTGCAGGGATTAAGGGAGTAGATTATGGAGGGCTTGCAAGTTGATGATAATTGCTATTCTTATGGGTAGCATCATGGATCATTTGAAGTAGCAGTGTATATTGAAAGTCAGCTTTATTCCAGTGGagttgcttctttcatttctacGAAGTGGATTTTATCCTTTAATGTCTTGCTGctgagtttaaattttttaaatgtgttttagaaTGGCCCTCTTGCTCCCAAACGTCCTGAAGCCACCAGTCAGAACTGTAACATACTACAGTTCaagaaaaggcaagaggaagACTGTGAAAGCTGTCATCTATAGGTTTCTTCGACTTCATAGTGGCCTGTGGCTAAGGAGGAAGGTGAGTCTTCACACAGTGACTTGTTTAGAAAAGGAGTGTGAGGTTAGATGAAACTGAAGCAAAATTCAGTTAGCCTGTTCCTTGACACATCTTCCCCACATCTTAGCAGTAGCTCTTACAGTGCTGTGCTTGAGTCCCAGCTTTGTGGGCATCTCTTCATGTAAGCGAATCCATgtgaaaaaaacatgttttagcattcatataacaaaatattattcaCAATGGCAGAAGTCTATACTGCAAAACAGGTTCATCTCAGGTCTGTTACACATCTGGCTTACCTAAAGATTACTAGAATCCCTTTGAGGCTCCTGATGTGCAGTATCTTGTAGGGAGGCTCTGTTTAAGCTCCAAGCATTGAAACAGCAGAGGGGACTTCAAGGGCTTAGCCCCATGGCGAGGTTTGGGACTGAAGCACTTCCAGCTGACCTTGGATTAGGTTCTCAAGGTGACTTAATCTTTATGACAGAATAGTAGCCCCTCATAAGCGcccccccttctttttttttaactttacaagtTTTTGTCTGTTGGTGTGTATGACTGGCAACCGTATCAGACAGAACTCTTAGTTCTTAATTCTGACCAGGGACCACAGCCTCTAGAGGAGGACTCTGACAGATTACAGAGTATTCCTGTTCTGTCTTCTCCTGCAGCAACAGGTGGTAAAAGTGAATGTGGGCTTTTTCATTCATGTCCTTAAATATTCATGGAAGCAGAATGGGTAGTAATTAGAAAGCAGCTGAAGACCTGAGTTTTCAAGGACACTTTTGATAACTATTAAAATCCTAATTCCCTTTTACTATTTGGAAGTTAACAAGCAATTCTTTAAAGGTCAAAATTTGTTTccctgtgaaaataaaataattggtaGGATGGTCTCACTATTTGAAGGGTTGAAAGGATTATCTTCTGTCTTACAAACTATCCTAAATTTGTAGACAAATAAGTTGACTGGCACTCTCAGCTCATTTCTCCATTGGAACAATCCTGTGGTAGTTAATTTCTTACACTAGTCAGTAGAAGCTCATGTAATCCGTTAAGTACCTGGACTAAGTAATTAGCAGATAGTTGTGAATTCTGTGCCATTGGAAACATTCCTTCCCCTTTGTTAGTAATTATTTCCAGGTCCACATGTGACCCAAGACAAAACGAAATGGCTGGTCTTCCTTGCGTTCCTTTCCACAATCCCTTTTATTGGGCTCTGAAACCTTCTCACTATTATAAATGACCTGGGCAAGCTCCCCAGTCATAATATCTAGCCCCTGCTCAAGACCTCCCAAAGTATTCCATATACAGAACAGCCTGCTTCATCAAAATCtgattttaagaagaaaacaaaaaaatccggATGGGTTAATTTACACTAATGTATAAAAACATTAGTAGAAACATttgtataaatgtttatataagtTAGTATAAAtagtgtaaatataaaatataatatatatatttatatataaaaaatacaaacataaaaacaCTTGTATAAAAACAACTTATTTTCTGCAGCAGTTTCAGCCAAGTGTTCCTAATTAGTCTTTACTCCCTCCTTCCATTTCTGACCCTAGAGACTGTCTAAGAAGTCTCAAGCGCTTTCTCAGTGGCCACATTCCACAGAATAATCTTTGAAGGAGATAATTCTGTTGGTGACGGGCAGGACAGTAAGCTAGCTAGCTAGCTGTCAGATCCACAGGGACCCAGTTTGGCTTGCAAACTAGAAAACCTGTTAAACAGATAGGGGGATTTTGCTTTGAATCTTTCAACTTAAAGTTGTAAGTAATGAGAAGTAACCACCTAATCTCTGGCATTGTAAAGTCAAAACTCTGAAATaatccttccttctttctaagCATCACTGTACTCTAGAAGTTGCTAACCACACGATGACACTAAGGCATGTGAAACCCACAGCACCTTCCCGTCAGAGAGCTGTGGTTTTGTTCACTTAGCATGCTGCCCTAAAGGAGCCCTTGGCTCTTACCAATGGCTTGGGTTCTAGTCTCACCTTCCCTGTAAATTACTGTATGATTTTAGCCAAGCATTAACCTGGATGGCACCTAAGGTCTCTTCTACTTTAAATAGGCTATGATTGGGAGTTTCTTGgaggtccagtgcttaggacttcatgttttcactgccaagagcccaggttcaatccctggctggggaattcTACAAGCcacaaggcaaaaaaaataaaaaagaaaaaagaaaataaataggctATGATTATAGTTTTTATATTCAATCTCATTATCTGTTTCTTCAGAAATTCTTCAAAATTAATAATGTATGGATGATATATATGGCAGTTCTGGATTAAACATATGGAGTAACTATTCCTTCAGCACTCTTCCTAATAGTTTTCCTGTAGTCATTATTCCTCAGAAGAGTACTTATTATAGAAACTAGTCCCCATGTGTGAAAAGGATAAATGACATAGTATACTTGAGAACTCTGCTTCTCAGCCCTTGTAATACTTAGCTCCCATAAATGAACATAAGTGTCACCAGTTAGCTAGTACTGCATTATCCTTGACATTTGCAAGAGAGTAGTGTAGCGGTTAAGAACTCTAAATAGTTCTGGGACCTCAGTCTGCTACTTAATTGCTctaattgtttctcttttatctgTAAAATCAGAATAATAGCACACTGCTGTTCAAGAGATAATAAAGTAATGCATATAAAGTTAGCTGTTAAAATTGTGTATCATTACCCAGTACTTCACAAGCCACAatttatttagctttattttctGTGACTTTAAATAATCTGTTTAAAACCgttgaagttattaatatttgttttacaaaCTATGCATGCTTTCTCTGCCTACCCTACATTGAGAattctatttttctgaaaaaacaTACCAGCCCCTATGAAAGTTTAGTCTTTGTTCCCAGTGGGCCTATAAACCATAAGTAGTGAAGATAATCTGTTTTTTTCtatataatataatgttgtaaatgTCTCTGTAATATTATCTTAACAGGCTGGTTATaagaaaaaattatggaaaaagaCGGTTGCAAGAAAAAGACGCTTGAGGGAATTTGTCTTCTGCAGTAAAACCCAGAGTAAGCTCTTAGATAAAATGACAACGTCTTTCTGGAAGAGGCGAAACTGGTATGCTGATGATCCTTATCAGATGTATCACGATCGAACAAACTTGAAAGTATAGATCAGAAGATCTATGATTTCTCAGTTGTTaactgtgtatttgtgtgtgtacgGTGTCTTTGCAAAGATGAAGTGGTATCAGACATGATGTAAATTGTACCAACTGATACTTGAAACATGGGGTACCAACATTAAACTtaacaatgttttaaaacttaatgGATTAAACATTCCCAGATTTGTTTggggaaatataaattttaaattattgactatttttaataaatggcAATGACTTAACTAGTTGTTCCAATTAGGCTTATTTAGTTGCAAGGCATCTCCAGTTGGGACAGACATGAAAAGACTGTAAAGCTAACAAGTTAGTTCAAGCAGTGTGACTTTATTTTAAGGACATGTGTCAGAAATGCAGGAATACCTCACACCACCCAGAACTAACCCCCAGGCCTCAGGGAGAGTAGAAATTACAGGGTGATCCTGGGTCCAAGGCACCTCTAGGGGCCCCAGCGGCAGAAACAGTGGCTCTTTAGGCTTGGGTGGTCTGCCATGCATGTGACTAAATTCTTTTTACATCACTGGCTCCATACTCTCCTCTCCATCTCCTCTGATTCACAGCTGCTGTTTATTCTAGTGTCTGCTGCCTCATAATAATGCTAGCTTGCAGCTTTGAGGTTCTTTTCTACATCATGACCCTCAGCTCCAGTCTCCCGTCTCTAATTACCAAGAGACTCTAATAGGACCAGTTTGTCTTTTTATATTAGGTTTCATCATGGGTCACTGACCAATCAATGTAAGGACTGACTTTTCTTAGGTCAGGAGCCCACACTGGCTTATTTGATTATGCTCGAGGTTCACGTAGAGCCAAAGATAGTTATGTGAGCAGCTTCCCTCAGGTGAGCCTGGGGTAATAACACACACTTAGTATACCACATAAACAGTTATCACTGAGTTTACTGGAACAGGATTTTTTGTTGAGAGAACATAGATGAAATAGCCTTTCAATTTGCCCATTCATGAAATAAAGAGGCTA
Protein-coding sequences here:
- the MRPL35 gene encoding 39S ribosomal protein L35, mitochondrial, translated to MAVSVFAGAVRAGSGILRPLNILASSAYRNCTKNACLNSVLSSRHFSHIQTPVVSSAPRLITSVRNLTCGQTATVLNRMALLLPNVLKPPVRTVTYYSSRKGKRKTVKAVIYRFLRLHSGLWLRRKAGYKKKLWKKTVARKRRLREFVFCSKTQSKLLDKMTTSFWKRRNWYADDPYQMYHDRTNLKV